GACCCCCGTGTCGTCCGCTGCCcccgtcgtcaccgaggaGCCCTCCGCCCCCGCTGCCACCACCAGCTCTGCCCCCGCTGCCACGGCCAGCGCCAAGCCCgcttgccgtcgccgtcgtcgccgcaaCCACCAGAAGCGCAACTAAGCGGTCTAGCCAGCAACTGATGAAATGAGGGATGTTAGCGCCTGGAGTTCTCCAAGCGGCTGCAGAGTCTAGGGTTTCCGAGCCGAGAGAAGACCACTTCTGATGTACATATGGTTGTTTTTCTGTTTGCACATAAGAATAGTCACTGTGCCTAATTTGGAGCTAGTTTTGAATGTAGTCTTCAGTGTACGAAATCGCGTTCCACTTGCCACTTGTGACCCCGAGGAATCAATCAGGTCTATTGGAAATGAATCAAGCAAACCCCGTCCCCATTCATGACAAAACACCCCTTGGGCGATTGTAAAACTGAAAAGATCTAAGTTTGGTATCTTAACGACGCTGTCTATGTGCCTTCATAGTGGTTCTGGTCTTTCAGAGGTATTTCTCCACCTGTTGCTCCGTCCACTTCCAGAAGTCTTCGGCAAGACCAGTtccgccttcttcgcgcGACTTTGAGCCCTGTACGAGGTCTTCCCTGATGGCGTAGAAGCGGCCCCAAGGCACAACTAAGTCGTCAAGCGTTAGCGGCGGGACACCTTGTACGAGCCGCGCGACAGGGGTTGAACTCACCCCAATCACCCGTCTTCTCAATTGTCACATCGGGAGAGAGCGCGGCAAAGAGCTCAGTATACGCGCCGTTGATGGCGGGGTAGGTGGTGGCCTTTCTGAATAATGTCGGGATCAAGGCCGTGATGTGGCGATCCAGCTCCGACGAGAGGTTGCCGGGGTTCAGAGCCTACGTACGTAAGTGTCAATCGAAAAGATCGGGGCTTCGCGTAGGGGTTACCAGGCtgatgacgccgtcggccttgtGCCGCTTGGCAAATTCGGTCGAGTGGAAGTAGTTGCCGGCCTTGCTGATTCCGTATTTGAGTTCCTTGATCCTGTCTCTTTTAGAGTAGTCGAGGTTGTCAATATCAATGGCAGGGTACGGCGAGAGAACCTCGGCAGCCGAGCTCGACACCCAAACAACGCGAACACTGTCCTTGGGGgccgtcttggccgtctGCACCAACGTCGGGGTGAGCAGCTTGGTCAGGAGAAACGGGCCGACACAGTTCGTCCCCAGCTGCAGCTCGTAGCCCTGGGCGGATTTGCTCCCCTGGGGTGGCATCATGACGCCGGCATTGTTGATGAGGAGATGGAGCTGGGACTCTCTGGCCAGGAAGGCATCGACGGCAGGCTTTATGGTGGTCAGGTCAGCCAGATCCAGAGTCAGGAGGTCCAGTTTCCCGGTCGAGCTGGGCACGGcctccttgatggcggcgatggcggcgcggcccttGTCTTCAGAGCGGGAGGTGGCGTAGACGGTGGCATTTTTCGAGTAGAGGATCTGCGCGACTTCCTTGCCAACTCCAGTGTTTGCTCCCGTTACGATGCATACCTGTGAGGTGTGAGAACCAGGGACATGAGGCTGAGAGAGAGCGGGCATATGGCATATGATGGGTTTACTGACCCTTCCGGAGAGATCGGGAATGTCCTTCTCAGTGAACTGCGGCCGCGGAGGAAAGGCCTGAGTGAAGATGCTGAAGGGGTTAAGCATCTTGTTGATATCCCTTGAATCGGGGCCTGAAGGCAGGCCGTATCAATTTCTAGGCGTGCACGCTGTGACTGAATGAGCCAGGGTGAGAGGGAGAGTGTAAGAGGGCGTATAAGGGGAGCTTGAGTCTGTAGCAGAGGAGGAAGCCGACGTCATTAATACACAAGCTAAAAGTATCTGTAGATGGCAAACTGGCAAGCTGGTGAaggtcacacacacacacaaacacacatacacacacacacttgTTGTGACCGACGGAGACTTCATTGGACCGAAGCTAGTCTAGAATAGTGGAGTGGCGTGCCATCTTTGGCAGGGAGCCGATTACGTATGGAACGATGTGAATTCTTCACCGGGACCCATGTCGATTGATTGGATGCCCATAACAGGAGAAATCCACCCTTCCCTCGTTGGCCCGTCGGTCGAGgcgaggtgaggtgaggcGAGGGCCGAGACAGTACCTGTACAGATACAGTTCTCCGACCTTGGAATATTGGACTGACCTTCCTTCTATTTCTCCCCTACAAGAAACCCAACTTTGCATCACCCTCGTCATGTCCATACCCGGTCAAATCGCGAGGCTTCTGTCTCTTCTACTCGACCATGTATTTTTAGGTTAACCAATTTTTAGGTTAACCACATTTCATTTCCATAATGTCTTCTTCGCGACATGCCTTTTTAAAGGGGATGGATGCGCCATCGAACAGTGCCTTCCCCAACCTGTGTGAGCTGGGCCACGTGATGCTTGTCAGCCAACCGATGTGGGGGCTTGCCAGAAGGACATCAGTCGAGAGCCAATTCGGTGCTCTGATTGGCTTGGAGGCCTGGTCTGGACTGGATAGATGCACGAGCCAACGTCTAATGCAAGACCAGAAGCCCactcttctttctctctctttcggcCTTTCCCTTCCCAAGTTCCAGCCTTCAGCCACACACAATCCGTCCTCTCCATTCGTCAGGCTTGTTGCTAAGGCGAGCAAAGTGGAACAGACCACCCCATCCcgctacctacctacctacctaggtatgaACGCCTAGGTACCGACAACAACCAAACATCACAAGAGTGCGAGTCGCATCACTTCACCTCTGCCCGGACCATATTCCACGCTCAGGctgacctcgacctcgacctcgacctcgcgcgTCTGGCCGTGTCTGGAAA
This sequence is a window from Colletotrichum higginsianum IMI 349063 chromosome 8, whole genome shotgun sequence. Protein-coding genes within it:
- a CDS encoding Short-chain dehydrogenase, with protein sequence MLNPFSIFTQAFPPRPQFTEKDIPDLSGRVCIVTGANTGVGKEVAQILYSKNATVYATSRSEDKGRAAIAAIKEAVPSSTGKLDLLTLDLADLTTIKPAVDAFLARESQLHLLINNAGVMMPPQGSKSAQGYELQLGTNCVGPFLLTKLLTPTLVQTAKTAPKDSVRVVWVSSSAAEVLSPYPAIDIDNLDYSKRDRIKELKYGISKAGNYFHSTEFAKRHKADGVISLALNPGNLSSELDRHITALIPTLFRKATTYPAINGAYTELFAALSPDVTIEKTGDWVVPWGRFYAIREDLVQGSKSREEGGTGLAEDFWKWTEQQVEKYL